The Methylacidimicrobium sp. B4 genome contains a region encoding:
- a CDS encoding TraR/DksA C4-type zinc finger protein — protein sequence MPGKSSKKTAKETTEKLEETGAGSPAAAPLAKKANSKKGEHGEPPAGGKAKEEAFEAPSTLTLADLPPKRRQAFLEKQRQRLVELRDDILGQMQGIAQDSLRVRPEGSEASGFGMHQADAGTEAYDKDFALSLLSQEQDALYEVEEAIKRIETGRYGVCEMSSKPIPLQRLEAVPHARFTVECQRQVELQSRFERRWESVPQFGEGAEATTEEEEESSEERESPGD from the coding sequence ATGCCTGGGAAAAGCAGCAAGAAGACCGCGAAGGAGACGACGGAGAAGCTCGAAGAAACGGGCGCAGGGTCACCCGCGGCCGCTCCTCTTGCGAAGAAAGCGAACTCGAAGAAGGGCGAGCATGGGGAGCCACCCGCCGGCGGGAAAGCAAAAGAAGAAGCTTTCGAGGCGCCGTCCACGCTTACGCTCGCCGATCTTCCGCCGAAGCGTCGCCAAGCTTTCCTGGAAAAGCAGCGGCAGCGGCTGGTCGAGTTGCGCGATGACATTCTCGGGCAGATGCAGGGCATCGCTCAGGACTCCCTGCGCGTTCGTCCGGAAGGCAGCGAGGCGAGCGGGTTCGGAATGCATCAGGCGGATGCGGGGACCGAAGCTTACGACAAGGATTTTGCCTTGAGCTTGCTTTCGCAGGAACAAGATGCACTTTACGAAGTCGAGGAAGCGATCAAGCGGATTGAAACGGGAAGGTACGGCGTTTGCGAAATGTCGAGCAAACCGATCCCGCTGCAGCGGCTGGAGGCGGTCCCCCACGCACGCTTTACCGTGGAGTGTCAGCGTCAGGTAGAGCTGCAGAGCCGGTTCGAGCGCCGGTGGGAATCGGTTCCTCAGTTCGGCGAAGGCGCGGAAGCCACGACCGAGGAAGAGGAAGAATCGTCGGAGGAACGAGAGTCTCCCGGAGATTGA
- a CDS encoding exodeoxyribonuclease V subunit beta, with amino-acid sequence MTGNLPIARCCLIRASAGTGKTEALARRIVDLLRAGVDPHRIVAVTFTRRAAAEILDRVLLKLVEQAEADAAGRGAESGGPFRNALASLQAFLTDLPRLHLRTIDSLFQRIVRVCPMELGLPENFTLMDELEAGELRRSLLAQMLREDGKAAATLAEAIGLVAEGEEGKSVWAVLDLWISRFGDAYAERPERERWGGEALCLSLLAGCRETEGERLWEELGRKLEILDSRRAEEWEKLRPLLLAYRGSGTGDRVIQNILESYDPESGCGAEFYFQRKKIVPDPEMSRLLGRLARFWLQNGLEAACRRTRGLASFLAEFDARYQSALRRQGRIAFSDAPRLLRELGATGGGMDRDAWLRIAFRLDSQWDHWLLDEFQDTSRAQWQALQLLVEETIQATEGARTFFCVGDAKQSIYGWRGGDRKLFEEIASRYAGGVEIGRLAVSYRSRPAVIDLVNRVFGDPAVLEELYGKAGAAWAKEWEPHASVFEGDTGYSGYLEAGAGPEESLTSEEGAGESELEDEEAPASPVDRALARLMREIIRPAERGLSCAVLVQTNGWARRLANRLRKERIGSVFLEGEIFPGADNQLGRLVAAALQGLVHPGDTLARGWLDSSPLGERFRREWEETGWRLLHEKGFAGVVAEVLGRLPAISDEFAKERASLLREMACRFDQSGSRDVERFLRFWREEPVRLPETTGSVQVMTVHKAKGLGFDVVVVAELDRPVRRQSGLLEVEGAEGESGLLLAPGKAIVGKIPKLAEARAKAWEEELFERLCVLYVALTRARRELYVLAEAPRPARRAGSAAPTHRDLLRRALAGGEPRPLWEKSGIDLWFESGTRAAPERVECPLPEEECEGPGSLSFPPRALRSIPMAPSRFGDEGAGGALSPARAAAREWGRRVHEWLARIERADEVTRESLRDAAASAPEGAARDAIRAALACLESEPWEEIFAPPAGTVIWREKPFDALVSGRWISGIFDRVHLFSGPDGSPASAILYDFKTDRESGERSEERLIARYREQIGLYRAALAQMTSLPIDRVRAILVWIGPQRWIELSDLPARTA; translated from the coding sequence GTGACTGGGAACCTTCCGATCGCCCGATGCTGCCTGATTCGCGCTTCCGCCGGAACGGGGAAGACCGAAGCTCTGGCAAGGAGGATCGTCGATCTGCTCCGCGCTGGCGTCGATCCGCACCGGATCGTTGCGGTCACCTTCACGAGAAGGGCCGCTGCCGAAATCCTCGATCGGGTCTTGCTCAAGCTCGTCGAGCAGGCCGAAGCCGACGCGGCAGGCCGGGGGGCAGAGTCCGGTGGCCCCTTCCGCAATGCGCTCGCTTCGCTCCAGGCCTTTCTCACCGATCTGCCCCGGCTGCATCTGCGGACGATCGACAGCCTCTTCCAGCGGATTGTCCGCGTCTGCCCGATGGAGCTGGGGCTGCCCGAAAACTTCACCCTCATGGACGAGCTCGAAGCGGGGGAGTTGCGACGCTCGCTGCTCGCGCAAATGCTCCGGGAGGATGGGAAGGCGGCGGCGACGCTCGCCGAGGCGATCGGCCTGGTCGCCGAGGGAGAGGAGGGGAAGAGCGTCTGGGCCGTTCTCGACCTGTGGATCTCCCGCTTTGGCGATGCATACGCGGAGAGGCCGGAGCGGGAGCGATGGGGGGGAGAGGCGCTCTGCCTGTCGCTCCTTGCCGGCTGCCGGGAGACGGAGGGCGAGCGCCTTTGGGAGGAGCTCGGCCGAAAGCTCGAGATTCTCGACTCTCGGAGGGCTGAGGAATGGGAGAAGCTCCGGCCTCTCCTTTTGGCCTATCGAGGGAGCGGGACGGGGGATCGGGTGATCCAGAACATCTTGGAGAGCTACGATCCCGAATCGGGCTGTGGCGCGGAGTTCTACTTTCAGAGGAAGAAGATCGTCCCGGACCCGGAGATGAGCCGGTTGCTCGGCCGGCTGGCCCGGTTCTGGCTCCAGAACGGCCTGGAAGCCGCCTGCCGACGGACACGCGGGCTCGCCTCGTTCCTGGCCGAGTTCGACGCCCGGTACCAGAGCGCTCTTCGGCGCCAGGGGCGCATCGCCTTCAGCGACGCGCCGAGGCTGCTTCGGGAGCTGGGAGCGACGGGCGGAGGCATGGATCGGGATGCCTGGCTGCGGATCGCCTTTCGGCTCGACTCGCAGTGGGACCATTGGCTCCTCGACGAATTCCAGGACACCAGCCGCGCGCAGTGGCAGGCCCTGCAGCTCTTGGTGGAGGAGACGATTCAGGCCACGGAAGGCGCGAGGACGTTTTTTTGCGTCGGGGACGCGAAGCAGTCGATCTACGGATGGCGGGGAGGGGACCGGAAGCTCTTCGAGGAGATCGCTTCCCGGTATGCCGGCGGCGTCGAGATCGGACGATTGGCGGTTTCCTATCGCTCGCGGCCCGCCGTGATCGACCTGGTCAACCGGGTGTTTGGCGATCCGGCGGTTCTCGAAGAGCTCTACGGAAAGGCGGGGGCTGCTTGGGCGAAGGAGTGGGAGCCCCACGCCTCGGTCTTCGAGGGCGACACCGGCTACAGCGGCTATCTCGAGGCGGGGGCGGGTCCCGAAGAGTCGTTGACGAGCGAGGAAGGGGCCGGGGAGAGCGAGCTGGAGGACGAAGAAGCGCCCGCTTCGCCCGTAGACCGGGCGCTGGCTCGCTTGATGCGCGAAATCATCCGCCCGGCCGAGCGGGGGCTTTCCTGCGCGGTCCTCGTCCAGACCAACGGGTGGGCGCGCCGCCTGGCGAACCGGTTGCGGAAGGAGCGGATCGGCTCGGTCTTCCTGGAAGGGGAAATTTTCCCCGGCGCCGATAATCAACTCGGACGGCTTGTGGCGGCGGCCCTACAGGGCCTCGTCCATCCCGGGGACACGCTCGCCCGAGGGTGGCTGGATTCCTCCCCTCTGGGCGAGCGCTTCCGCCGGGAATGGGAAGAGACCGGTTGGCGCCTCCTCCACGAGAAGGGGTTTGCGGGCGTGGTTGCCGAGGTCCTCGGGCGATTGCCCGCAATTTCAGATGAGTTTGCGAAGGAACGGGCGAGCCTGCTTCGGGAGATGGCGTGCCGGTTCGACCAGTCGGGCTCCCGCGACGTCGAGCGCTTTCTGCGCTTTTGGCGGGAAGAGCCGGTCCGCCTTCCCGAGACGACCGGCAGCGTCCAGGTCATGACGGTCCACAAGGCGAAAGGGTTGGGGTTCGACGTCGTGGTCGTCGCCGAGCTCGATCGTCCCGTCCGCCGGCAGAGTGGCCTTCTCGAGGTGGAGGGTGCGGAAGGGGAGTCGGGGCTGCTCCTGGCTCCCGGGAAGGCGATCGTGGGCAAAATCCCGAAGCTCGCAGAGGCGAGGGCGAAGGCGTGGGAGGAGGAGCTCTTCGAGCGGCTCTGCGTACTCTACGTCGCCTTGACTCGCGCGCGTCGGGAGCTCTATGTCCTCGCAGAGGCTCCGCGGCCCGCACGTCGGGCGGGCTCGGCCGCTCCCACCCACCGGGATCTCTTGCGTCGCGCGCTTGCGGGTGGGGAGCCCCGTCCTCTTTGGGAAAAGAGCGGAATCGACCTCTGGTTCGAGTCCGGCACCCGCGCTGCCCCCGAGCGGGTCGAGTGCCCGCTCCCGGAGGAAGAGTGCGAGGGCCCCGGGTCACTCTCGTTTCCGCCGCGCGCCCTCCGCTCGATCCCGATGGCACCATCGCGGTTCGGGGACGAGGGGGCGGGGGGAGCGTTGAGCCCCGCTCGGGCGGCGGCGCGGGAATGGGGCCGTCGCGTTCATGAGTGGCTCGCCCGGATCGAGAGGGCCGACGAAGTCACTCGAGAGTCCCTGAGGGATGCCGCCGCCTCCGCCCCCGAGGGAGCGGCCCGGGATGCGATTCGGGCAGCACTCGCTTGCCTCGAAAGCGAACCGTGGGAAGAAATTTTTGCTCCGCCGGCCGGCACGGTCATCTGGCGGGAGAAGCCGTTCGATGCCCTCGTGTCGGGCCGCTGGATCAGCGGGATCTTCGACCGGGTCCACCTCTTTTCCGGACCGGACGGCTCGCCCGCGTCCGCAATTCTGTACGACTTCAAGACCGACCGGGAGTCGGGCGAGCGGAGCGAGGAGCGGCTCATCGCCCGCTATCGAGAGCAGATCGGGCTCTATCGGGCGGCGCTGGCCCAGATGACCTCGCTTCCCATCGACCGGGTTCGCGCGATCCTGGTCTGGATCGGGCCGCAGCGCTGGATCGAACTCTCCGATTTGCCGGCCAGGACGGCCTGA
- a CDS encoding PD-(D/E)XK nuclease family protein, translating to MLRGALCLRRPEGFLAPRVVTPMELYGRNRGVPERWAGPTARLLAWTQLLLSEQAADRSLFPGGPAESNFAWALGISRSLCQAQDLLSEGGLTFSTAREAAGHFEPELWLRLAQWEERYRAILAGSGLRDPMEGRLEALKKGCWDFESDSVILVGCPDPHPLALRLLQAVLPERACSVLIHAPEAVACGFDAWGVPDPAFWQSRRLPFLPATRIYAEEGEIARRTADLVRAHRSREAVTIGVCDPRLLPDLRLSLEESGIPAFDPGGAPARGSAWPSLLADLRELLREKSIGAFRRLLCHPAAAAWMGLPENGAPRAFLLERLDRAASRTLARDFEGVARREPALAPFAEKVKRFLSEAREEPLATLRVLLEELLRQQGGGEGLRALSDELAAALEEMDALGGSALRPLDAAEALDLLTDRLARPSLPEERPQEAVELRGWLELLWDNAPHLILAGFHEGSVPESVTHDFLLPATLRERLGLRTNAQREARDAYLFEALVAQRRERGRVDLLACRFRREGEPLFPSRLLFRSSPEELPGRVRRVLEVRDSPPRAQPAASDSFRLQIGPLRWEGEKRLSITALRDYLACPFFFFLRRVRRWEAVEALREELDAREFGALLHDVLSDFGREEARKRCDRSEEIEECLRTLLSCRLRERFPEGFPSAVALQAKALEGRLAGFARAQAAEVRRGWTIVSVEEPISLAIEGWEIEGRIDRVDRDAEGRVRLLDFKSAERALSPRLAHLCAAAGSDGPAQALFDWRGKRLRWRDLQLPLYAAAWRRKNSGLSDLEVAYFVLPKDRAQAGVREWKEWSRELETEALLCAARILRAIEEGRFWPPADSLEWEREPWRSWFDGRPGELVSPLLASA from the coding sequence ATGCTGAGAGGGGCGCTCTGCCTGCGCAGGCCGGAAGGATTCCTCGCCCCTCGCGTTGTCACTCCCATGGAGCTCTATGGGCGGAACCGAGGCGTGCCTGAACGGTGGGCGGGTCCCACGGCGCGGCTGTTGGCATGGACGCAGCTGCTTCTTTCGGAGCAGGCCGCAGATCGCTCTCTCTTTCCCGGCGGGCCTGCGGAGTCGAATTTTGCCTGGGCCCTGGGCATCTCCCGAAGCCTCTGCCAGGCGCAGGACCTGCTTTCCGAAGGTGGCTTGACCTTTTCCACCGCCCGGGAGGCGGCTGGGCATTTCGAGCCGGAACTTTGGCTCCGGTTGGCGCAATGGGAGGAGCGGTATCGAGCGATCTTGGCAGGCTCGGGCTTGCGGGATCCCATGGAAGGCCGGCTCGAAGCGCTCAAGAAGGGTTGCTGGGATTTCGAGAGCGATTCGGTAATTCTCGTCGGCTGCCCCGATCCCCATCCGCTCGCCTTGCGCCTGCTCCAGGCGGTCTTGCCCGAGCGAGCCTGTTCGGTGTTGATCCATGCCCCCGAAGCGGTCGCCTGCGGCTTCGACGCATGGGGCGTGCCCGATCCGGCCTTTTGGCAGAGCAGGCGCTTGCCGTTTTTGCCCGCCACCCGGATCTATGCGGAGGAGGGGGAGATTGCCCGCCGAACGGCGGATCTGGTGCGCGCCCATCGGTCGCGGGAGGCGGTCACGATCGGCGTCTGTGACCCCCGACTGCTTCCCGATCTGCGCCTCTCTCTGGAGGAAAGCGGAATTCCCGCATTCGATCCAGGCGGCGCTCCCGCCCGTGGGTCGGCCTGGCCTTCCTTGCTCGCCGATCTCCGCGAGCTCCTGCGGGAGAAAAGCATCGGGGCGTTTCGCCGGCTGCTTTGCCACCCCGCGGCAGCTGCCTGGATGGGTCTACCGGAAAACGGAGCTCCCCGTGCGTTCCTGCTCGAAAGGCTCGACCGGGCGGCATCGCGGACGCTGGCGAGGGATTTCGAGGGGGTGGCGCGGCGGGAGCCGGCCCTCGCGCCTTTTGCCGAGAAGGTGAAGCGCTTTCTCTCCGAGGCGCGGGAGGAGCCTCTTGCCACGCTCCGGGTGCTTTTAGAAGAGCTGCTTCGTCAGCAAGGAGGTGGAGAGGGTCTCCGAGCCCTTTCGGACGAGCTGGCGGCCGCGCTAGAGGAGATGGATGCTCTCGGCGGATCGGCGCTACGGCCCTTGGACGCTGCGGAAGCGCTCGATCTTCTCACCGACCGGCTCGCGCGGCCGTCGCTGCCGGAGGAGCGCCCCCAGGAGGCGGTCGAGCTCCGGGGCTGGCTCGAGCTGCTCTGGGACAATGCGCCTCACCTCATCCTGGCCGGCTTTCACGAAGGATCGGTTCCCGAGTCGGTCACCCACGACTTTTTGCTCCCGGCTACTCTGCGCGAGCGGCTCGGCCTGCGAACCAATGCCCAGAGGGAGGCAAGGGATGCCTATCTCTTCGAGGCGCTCGTCGCGCAGCGGAGAGAACGGGGCCGGGTCGATCTGCTGGCCTGCCGCTTCCGCCGGGAGGGGGAGCCTCTTTTCCCCTCGCGCCTTCTCTTCCGCTCTTCTCCCGAGGAGCTGCCCGGCCGCGTGCGGCGTGTGCTGGAGGTGCGCGATTCGCCGCCGCGCGCTCAGCCTGCGGCAAGCGACTCGTTTCGGCTGCAGATCGGCCCATTGCGCTGGGAGGGAGAGAAGAGGCTCTCGATCACGGCCTTGCGGGATTACCTGGCTTGTCCCTTCTTCTTCTTCCTTCGTCGGGTCCGGAGATGGGAAGCGGTCGAGGCGCTACGCGAGGAGCTCGACGCGCGGGAGTTTGGCGCCCTGCTGCACGATGTCCTCTCCGATTTCGGACGCGAGGAAGCCAGGAAGCGGTGCGATCGGAGCGAGGAGATCGAGGAGTGCTTGCGTACTCTTCTCTCCTGCCGCCTTCGGGAGCGCTTCCCCGAGGGATTTCCTTCGGCGGTCGCACTGCAAGCCAAGGCCCTCGAGGGAAGGTTAGCGGGATTCGCGCGTGCGCAGGCCGCCGAGGTGAGGCGAGGGTGGACGATCGTCTCGGTCGAAGAGCCGATTTCGCTTGCGATCGAGGGTTGGGAGATCGAGGGGAGGATCGACCGGGTCGATCGAGATGCGGAGGGGAGAGTGCGCCTCCTCGACTTCAAGAGTGCGGAGCGAGCCCTGAGCCCGAGGCTGGCCCATCTGTGTGCGGCCGCCGGCAGCGACGGCCCGGCACAGGCCCTCTTTGATTGGCGGGGCAAGAGGCTTCGGTGGAGAGATTTGCAGCTCCCCCTCTATGCGGCGGCCTGGCGTCGGAAGAATTCCGGCCTTTCCGATCTCGAGGTCGCCTACTTCGTCCTTCCGAAGGATCGGGCGCAGGCGGGCGTTCGGGAGTGGAAGGAGTGGAGCCGGGAGCTGGAAACCGAAGCGCTCTTGTGTGCTGCCCGGATCTTGCGGGCCATCGAGGAGGGGCGATTCTGGCCGCCGGCCGATTCGCTCGAATGGGAGCGGGAGCCGTGGCGAAGCTGGTTTGACGGTCGTCCCGGGGAGCTGGTCTCCCCACTCCTTGCGTCTGCCTAG
- a CDS encoding DUF123 domain-containing protein: MAASPTLTWIWLDAAGRLGDRTSLPRDPGSYLLVLALLRSQRRLPVGGLGSFALSRGIYAYCGSACGPGGIRGRLTRHLRASTTLRWHVDFLLRYARPMALAFAIGDPPRECGWSQRLGQLPNASFPVPGFGASDCRRNCPAHLVLLSTRPRPSLPPASPEQERTCAKERQAVKEAILFLLETLPHEAGIP, encoded by the coding sequence ATGGCAGCCTCCCCGACCCTGACCTGGATCTGGCTCGACGCAGCGGGCCGGCTTGGAGACAGAACAAGCCTTCCACGCGATCCCGGAAGTTACCTGCTCGTGCTCGCTCTGCTCCGCAGCCAGAGGAGGCTGCCGGTCGGCGGCCTCGGCTCCTTTGCCCTGAGCCGGGGCATCTATGCCTACTGCGGGTCGGCCTGCGGACCGGGAGGGATTCGCGGGCGCCTCACCCGCCATCTACGCGCAAGTACCACGCTGCGCTGGCATGTCGACTTCCTGCTCCGCTACGCGCGACCGATGGCCCTCGCCTTCGCAATCGGAGACCCCCCTCGGGAATGTGGCTGGAGCCAGCGGCTCGGCCAGCTGCCGAACGCCTCCTTCCCGGTACCCGGATTCGGTGCCTCGGACTGCCGGCGCAACTGCCCCGCCCACTTGGTCTTGCTCTCGACCAGGCCCCGCCCGTCTCTCCCGCCGGCAAGCCCGGAGCAAGAAAGAACGTGCGCCAAAGAACGGCAAGCCGTAAAAGAGGCTATTTTGTTCCTCTTGGAGACCTTGCCTCATGAAGCCGGAATCCCTTAA
- a CDS encoding NAD-dependent malic enzyme: MKPESLNPSASHSFLLRLSYPNKIGMLAAVVRVLSDNGGDLGAMDIVSVQSGQMIREITVNARSEEHAKELEEKVAQLPQVTVLAASDRVFLLHQGGKILVENKIPLTNRDTLSMAYTPGVARVCEAIAARPELVYELTIKSSSVAVVSDGSAVLGLGDIGPAAAMPVMEGKAMLFREFGQVHAYPICLGARETEEIVDTIARIAVGFGGINLEDISAPRCFEIEEKLQERVDIPVFHDDQHGTAIVVLAALINSARLLGRELPAQRYVILGAGAAGVAVAKMLLKVGCRKIVVCDRSGTLHSGRSNLTPIKQWLVAHTNPDGIPGTVRDALHGADVFIGVSAGGRISGEDLRGMTEPRTVFALANPTPEVMPEEAAQYAQIVATGRSDYPNQINNVLAFPGIFQGALSVRASRITEGMKLAAAEAIASCIPPSAAAPEYIIPSVFNRDVTKQVAQAVAQAAEKDGVARA; this comes from the coding sequence ATGAAGCCGGAATCCCTTAATCCATCCGCCAGCCACAGCTTCCTTCTGCGCCTTTCCTATCCCAACAAGATCGGGATGTTGGCGGCCGTCGTTCGCGTGCTCAGTGACAATGGGGGGGATCTCGGAGCGATGGACATCGTCTCGGTCCAATCGGGCCAGATGATCCGGGAGATCACCGTCAATGCGAGGAGCGAGGAGCATGCGAAGGAGCTCGAGGAGAAAGTCGCCCAGCTGCCGCAGGTCACGGTCCTGGCCGCATCTGACCGTGTCTTCTTGCTTCACCAAGGCGGCAAGATCCTTGTCGAGAACAAGATCCCCCTGACCAACCGCGATACCTTGTCGATGGCCTACACGCCCGGGGTCGCCCGCGTGTGCGAAGCGATTGCCGCCCGCCCCGAGCTCGTCTACGAGCTGACGATCAAGAGCAGCTCGGTGGCCGTGGTGAGCGATGGTTCCGCGGTCCTCGGCCTTGGGGATATCGGGCCCGCAGCCGCCATGCCGGTCATGGAGGGGAAGGCGATGCTCTTCCGCGAATTCGGCCAGGTCCACGCCTACCCCATCTGCCTCGGCGCGCGGGAGACGGAGGAGATCGTCGACACCATCGCCCGCATCGCCGTCGGCTTCGGAGGCATCAACCTGGAGGACATCTCCGCGCCCCGCTGCTTCGAAATCGAGGAGAAGCTCCAGGAGCGGGTAGATATCCCCGTCTTCCATGACGATCAGCATGGCACGGCCATCGTGGTGCTCGCCGCGCTGATCAACAGCGCCCGCCTGCTCGGACGGGAGTTGCCCGCACAACGCTACGTCATCCTGGGTGCGGGGGCGGCCGGCGTCGCAGTGGCCAAGATGCTTCTCAAGGTTGGCTGCCGGAAGATCGTCGTTTGCGATCGGAGCGGAACCCTTCATTCTGGCCGATCGAATCTCACGCCCATCAAACAGTGGCTGGTGGCGCACACCAATCCGGACGGCATTCCGGGGACGGTGCGAGACGCCCTCCATGGAGCCGATGTCTTCATCGGCGTCTCCGCCGGCGGCCGCATCTCCGGCGAGGACCTGCGGGGAATGACCGAGCCGCGAACCGTCTTCGCCCTGGCCAACCCGACTCCCGAGGTCATGCCGGAGGAAGCCGCTCAATATGCGCAGATCGTGGCCACGGGGCGAAGCGATTATCCCAACCAGATCAACAACGTCCTGGCCTTCCCCGGGATCTTTCAGGGTGCCCTCTCCGTGCGCGCCTCCCGGATCACGGAAGGGATGAAGCTTGCGGCGGCCGAAGCGATCGCCTCGTGCATTCCCCCATCGGCTGCCGCCCCCGAATACATCATCCCGAGCGTGTTCAATCGAGACGTGACGAAGCAGGTGGCCCAGGCGGTAGCGCAGGCAGCGGAGAAGGACGGAGTCGCTCGCGCCTGA